In the genome of Cutibacterium equinum, one region contains:
- a CDS encoding potassium/proton antiporter: protein MQPSDLALFIGAVVVLLAVFLARIGTRLGLPALLLFLLVGMVLGPVGFGIDFNDLDAAHAIGFAALVLILADGGLSTNWKDIRPALGPAALLATVGVGVSFAVMTLLGHYVLGLHWSVAALLGAATTPTDSAAVFSVLRGVALPSRLRSVLEAESGLNDAPTVLVVIALTGVATGESQIGVLPLLGSIALELVGGILVGLTVGWVAVKIGRRINLPSGNLYAIAAMAWAVTAYGVGVWIGVSGFAAVYVASVMIGNGDLPYQHTTRAFSEGIGWICQIGLFVMLGLLANPDRLTWASVGSGAAAGLLLTFVARPLAVLACTTWFGIRRNERFFLSWAGLRGAVPIILATIPMASHMDRADKFFDVILVLVVVCTCLQGPTLPDAAKLLGVVDPQTAKDVTIEVAPLDEIAADLLQADVPEGSRLAGVRIRELRLPRNCVVSLIIRGDRSFAPRAETKLEQGDELLIVVPQGQRRYVVERLTEIGRGGRLARWYGLRIQAE, encoded by the coding sequence GTGCAACCCTCTGACCTCGCCCTGTTCATTGGCGCTGTCGTCGTGTTGCTGGCCGTCTTCCTGGCCCGGATCGGCACCCGTCTGGGGCTTCCCGCCCTGTTGCTGTTCCTGTTGGTCGGCATGGTCCTTGGCCCCGTGGGTTTCGGCATTGACTTCAACGACCTGGACGCCGCACACGCCATCGGTTTCGCCGCCCTCGTCCTCATCCTTGCCGACGGTGGACTGTCGACCAACTGGAAAGACATCCGACCAGCGCTGGGCCCAGCGGCCCTGTTGGCGACCGTCGGAGTCGGCGTCTCCTTCGCCGTCATGACTCTGCTGGGCCATTACGTGCTTGGCCTGCACTGGAGCGTCGCAGCCCTCCTCGGCGCGGCCACCACCCCGACCGACTCTGCCGCCGTGTTCTCCGTGCTCCGAGGGGTTGCCCTGCCCAGTCGCCTCAGATCCGTGCTCGAGGCCGAGTCAGGCCTCAACGATGCCCCGACCGTCCTCGTCGTCATCGCCTTGACCGGGGTCGCAACCGGGGAATCACAGATCGGGGTCCTGCCCCTTCTTGGATCCATCGCCCTGGAGCTCGTCGGCGGCATCCTCGTCGGTCTGACCGTGGGATGGGTGGCTGTCAAGATCGGACGACGCATCAACCTGCCCTCCGGAAACCTTTACGCCATTGCCGCGATGGCCTGGGCGGTCACCGCCTACGGCGTCGGTGTGTGGATCGGGGTCTCCGGATTTGCCGCCGTCTACGTCGCCTCCGTCATGATCGGCAACGGCGATCTGCCCTACCAGCACACCACGAGGGCCTTTTCCGAAGGCATCGGCTGGATCTGCCAGATCGGCCTGTTCGTCATGCTCGGTCTGCTGGCCAATCCCGACCGCCTCACCTGGGCCTCCGTGGGTTCTGGTGCTGCCGCCGGCCTGCTGCTGACCTTCGTCGCCCGGCCCCTGGCCGTCCTTGCCTGTACAACCTGGTTCGGGATCCGGCGCAACGAGCGGTTCTTCCTGTCCTGGGCAGGCTTACGTGGAGCCGTTCCCATTATCCTGGCGACCATCCCCATGGCCTCCCACATGGACCGTGCCGACAAGTTCTTCGACGTCATCCTGGTCCTCGTCGTCGTCTGCACATGCCTTCAGGGTCCAACCCTGCCGGACGCCGCGAAACTCCTTGGTGTCGTCGATCCACAGACGGCCAAGGACGTCACGATCGAGGTCGCACCTCTCGACGAGATCGCCGCCGACCTGTTGCAGGCTGACGTCCCGGAGGGCTCCAGGCTCGCCGGGGTGAGAATCCGCGAACTGAGGCTGCCGCGCAACTGCGTCGTCTCCCTCATCATCCGTGGCGACAGATCCTTCGCCCCGCGTGCCGAGACCAAGCTGGAGCAAGGTGACGAGCTGCTCATCGTCGTCCCCCAGGGACAGCGCCGCTACGTCGTCGAGAGGCTGACTGAAATCGGTCGAGGAGGCCGGCTGGCGCGCTGGTACGGGCTGCGAATCCAGGCCGAATGA
- a CDS encoding tRNA adenosine deaminase-associated protein — MSRFSDDEFVPDDDVKSFDADDVDDYDDLDDYDDVPDDEDDYDDDDDYDDDLEDAGEDEIDFVVALYNDDGERVAVPMEPMLANDLDELITQLRRLPGDAGAVGMVSIDHQFYVIVRVRGRNVQVFLSDATQANDWPIARDVADFLGEDIPDPDDDPETMGDGDMLADAGLGEFDMEAFAEADEDSDEILSDIAARVHFGPQFERAANTSVR; from the coding sequence ATGTCCCGGTTCAGTGATGACGAATTCGTACCCGACGATGACGTCAAGTCCTTCGACGCTGATGATGTCGATGACTATGACGATCTTGACGATTACGACGACGTGCCCGATGACGAGGACGATTACGACGACGATGATGACTATGACGACGATCTCGAGGACGCCGGCGAGGACGAGATCGACTTCGTCGTAGCCCTCTACAACGATGACGGCGAGCGGGTCGCGGTGCCGATGGAGCCGATGCTTGCCAACGATCTTGACGAGCTCATCACCCAGCTACGTCGTCTGCCCGGCGACGCGGGGGCTGTCGGCATGGTCTCCATCGATCACCAGTTCTACGTCATCGTGCGGGTTCGCGGCCGCAACGTGCAGGTCTTCCTGTCCGACGCCACCCAGGCCAACGACTGGCCGATCGCCCGTGACGTCGCCGACTTCCTGGGCGAGGACATTCCTGACCCCGACGACGACCCGGAGACCATGGGCGACGGCGACATGCTTGCCGACGCTGGACTGGGCGAGTTCGACATGGAGGCCTTCGCTGAGGCCGACGAGGATTCCGACGAGATCCTGTCCGACATTGCCGCCCGGGTTCACTTCGGGCCGCAGTTCGAGCGGGCCGCCAACACGTCGGTGCGCTGA
- the upp gene encoding uracil phosphoribosyltransferase, translated as MDHPLVSHKLTLLRSVDTPSPVFRQLVEELVTLMAYEATREVRIEPTTVTTPLITTEGVALARPKPLVVPILRAGLGMLEGMMRLVPSAEVGFVGMARDEETLQPMTYAERLPKDLSGRQCYVLDPMLATGGSLGGTVEFLVRRGADHITCLCILAAPEGIENFRKLVSDLDVPCHLVVAGVDDHLNEHGYIVPGLGDAGDRLYGLAE; from the coding sequence ATGGATCACCCCCTCGTCTCTCACAAGCTGACCCTGCTGCGCTCCGTGGACACCCCCAGTCCCGTCTTCCGCCAGCTTGTCGAGGAGCTCGTCACCCTCATGGCCTACGAGGCCACCCGCGAGGTACGCATCGAGCCGACCACCGTCACCACCCCGCTCATCACCACCGAGGGGGTCGCCCTGGCCCGCCCCAAGCCGCTCGTTGTCCCGATCCTTCGTGCTGGCCTGGGAATGCTCGAAGGCATGATGCGCCTCGTCCCATCAGCCGAAGTCGGCTTCGTCGGCATGGCTCGCGACGAGGAAACCCTCCAGCCGATGACCTACGCCGAGCGCCTTCCCAAGGACCTCTCCGGTCGTCAGTGCTACGTCCTGGACCCGATGCTGGCCACCGGCGGTTCGCTGGGCGGCACCGTTGAGTTCCTGGTCCGCCGCGGCGCCGACCACATCACCTGCCTGTGCATCCTGGCCGCCCCAGAAGGCATCGAGAACTTCCGCAAACTCGTGAGCGACCTCGACGTCCCCTGCCACCTCGTCGTTGCCGGCGTCGATGATCACCTCAACGAGCACGGCTACATCGTCCCCGGTCTCGGTGACGCAGGCGACCGTCTCTACGGCTTGGCCGAATGA
- a CDS encoding type II toxin-antitoxin system VapB family antitoxin: MIFKRVGDSRPYPDHGYTQKQWSQLAPVQVRLDQLVTTKSNLDLANLLEDDSTFYGDLFAHVVSWHGDLYLEDGLHRALRAALQQRQTLHARVLELN; this comes from the coding sequence GTGATCTTCAAACGTGTCGGTGATTCCCGCCCCTACCCTGACCACGGGTACACGCAGAAGCAGTGGTCCCAGTTGGCACCTGTGCAGGTGCGCCTGGACCAGCTCGTCACGACGAAGAGCAATCTTGACCTGGCGAACCTTCTCGAGGACGACTCCACCTTCTACGGGGATCTCTTCGCCCACGTCGTGTCCTGGCATGGCGATCTCTATCTTGAGGACGGCCTGCATCGGGCTCTGCGTGCTGCCCTTCAGCAGCGTCAGACCCTCCATGCCCGTGTCCTCGAACTGAACTGA
- a CDS encoding LytR C-terminal domain-containing protein produces MTSDERRRYVRMAGTPITLLALVVLIVVAIRAGWKAVSAPIPPPPITPCVTQDVQGTLKTTDVTVSVYNSGHTRGLASSVSKQLANVGFIIDSVANREPMVKKVTIIGQDAKDPEVALVAGYFPGAVLKSDPKRVDHEVEVVLGDRNPEFKTNAPKSVKVAGPVCLPSPTPSVLAETPEAQHS; encoded by the coding sequence ATGACTTCCGATGAACGTCGCCGCTATGTGAGGATGGCAGGCACCCCGATCACCCTGCTGGCCCTGGTCGTCCTCATCGTGGTGGCCATCCGCGCCGGCTGGAAGGCCGTCAGTGCCCCTATTCCCCCGCCACCGATCACCCCCTGCGTCACTCAAGACGTCCAGGGCACGTTGAAGACGACGGATGTCACGGTGTCGGTGTACAACTCCGGCCACACCCGTGGGCTGGCTAGCAGCGTGTCGAAACAGCTTGCCAATGTCGGGTTCATCATCGACTCCGTGGCCAACCGTGAACCCATGGTCAAGAAGGTGACGATCATCGGCCAGGACGCCAAGGACCCTGAGGTTGCCCTGGTGGCCGGCTACTTCCCGGGAGCTGTGCTGAAGTCGGACCCCAAGCGCGTCGACCATGAGGTCGAAGTGGTGCTCGGCGATCGCAACCCGGAGTTCAAGACGAATGCCCCAAAGTCGGTGAAGGTTGCCGGGCCGGTGTGCCTGCCCTCACCAACCCCGTCGGTGCTGGCGGAGACACCCGAGGCACAGCACTCCTGA
- a CDS encoding acyl dehydratase, which produces MTHLRPDDLRGLAALLDSPEPSDVVPPCWHWVLLLDPVDPANLDEDGYTIGSPITPKPGMTRMFAGGRIRTFAPLSLNCETSRTTEIASVADKQGRRGPLHFVTMRSVWTQDGHDCLVDEQDYVFLPAHSSVPSPEDAGQTDGDGFLATEPLLVTFSALTANPYRIHWDRDFCRRKGHDGLVIHGPLQALLLAQAFADEDFIGKEFSYRFPAPATAPTRLTVDVDNGEAQVRRPDGTVTATATLTEF; this is translated from the coding sequence ATGACCCACCTGCGCCCCGACGACCTGCGCGGCCTGGCAGCACTGCTGGATTCCCCCGAACCCAGCGACGTCGTTCCGCCGTGCTGGCACTGGGTACTCCTCCTCGATCCTGTCGACCCCGCCAACCTCGACGAGGACGGGTACACTATCGGCTCCCCTATCACCCCAAAACCGGGGATGACAAGGATGTTTGCGGGTGGTCGGATTCGCACCTTCGCCCCGCTGTCCCTCAATTGCGAGACCAGTCGAACCACTGAGATCGCCTCGGTCGCAGACAAGCAGGGGCGCCGCGGCCCCCTTCACTTCGTGACGATGAGATCCGTCTGGACCCAAGACGGCCATGATTGCCTCGTTGACGAGCAGGACTACGTCTTCCTGCCAGCCCACTCCTCGGTTCCTTCTCCCGAGGATGCCGGGCAGACCGACGGTGACGGATTCCTAGCTACCGAACCTCTCCTGGTGACCTTCTCAGCCCTCACAGCCAACCCGTATCGCATTCATTGGGACCGCGACTTCTGCCGTCGCAAGGGCCATGACGGTTTGGTGATCCACGGACCGCTGCAGGCCCTTCTCCTTGCGCAGGCTTTCGCGGACGAGGACTTCATCGGTAAAGAGTTTTCCTACAGATTCCCCGCGCCCGCGACCGCCCCAACTCGACTGACGGTTGACGTCGACAACGGGGAAGCCCAGGTCCGTCGCCCCGACGGCACGGTCACGGCGACAGCAACTCTCACAGAGTTTTGA
- a CDS encoding FtsK/SpoIIIE domain-containing protein, with product MGLVNASDDTIYGVGLETKDTESILHYNETIDGLPPERLVAACRSFQSQLDAKRVRVKNLGAGKMEIHFIQEDPLDEALPIFEPSPLNLNIMSVDVGRDADGETFKVKLKNASGLLLGGLPGGGKTAAASTFVLPLALAKDDVDMMIIDGKGGADWSAYENLVSKFISESTSFESVRDELVNAVQEMNERIQSNADVLGHSNFWSVSPETRRQAGVKLKLIVIDECQALFDMTGVNDKEEKALRNEIIRACTDLIKRGRSAGFFTIFITQKPTSESLPTAIRDNCALKISLRVSTPETEKAILGSSPDDAIDVPRATNIPLSRPGGAVAESENGERTEFRFYFFDENDIKNYLRQINYQSHNGM from the coding sequence ATGGGTCTCGTCAACGCTTCTGACGATACAATTTACGGGGTCGGACTTGAAACTAAAGACACCGAGAGCATTCTCCATTACAATGAAACCATCGATGGATTGCCTCCTGAGCGACTTGTAGCTGCCTGTCGGTCATTTCAATCACAATTAGATGCTAAGCGCGTTAGAGTAAAGAATCTGGGCGCTGGCAAAATGGAGATTCATTTCATCCAGGAAGACCCCTTGGATGAAGCACTTCCCATCTTTGAGCCTTCGCCGCTTAATTTAAACATCATGAGTGTAGATGTAGGACGAGACGCAGACGGTGAAACCTTCAAAGTGAAACTGAAAAATGCGTCTGGCTTACTGCTGGGTGGTTTGCCGGGTGGTGGAAAGACTGCTGCCGCTTCGACGTTCGTCTTGCCTCTCGCGCTGGCAAAAGACGATGTTGACATGATGATTATTGACGGTAAAGGTGGCGCGGATTGGAGTGCTTACGAGAATCTGGTCTCCAAGTTCATCTCCGAGTCAACTTCGTTTGAATCCGTTAGAGATGAGTTAGTCAACGCTGTCCAGGAAATGAATGAGCGGATACAATCTAACGCCGATGTTCTTGGGCACTCAAACTTTTGGAGTGTGAGCCCTGAAACACGGCGACAAGCTGGGGTTAAACTCAAGCTGATTGTGATTGACGAATGTCAGGCGTTGTTTGATATGACAGGAGTCAACGACAAAGAAGAAAAGGCCTTGAGAAACGAGATAATCCGTGCTTGTACCGACCTGATAAAACGAGGACGAAGCGCTGGATTCTTTACAATCTTCATCACCCAGAAACCTACTTCTGAATCGTTGCCAACTGCCATTAGAGACAACTGTGCTCTAAAAATCTCATTGAGGGTGTCAACTCCCGAGACGGAGAAAGCAATTCTCGGTAGCTCACCTGATGATGCTATTGATGTTCCACGAGCAACGAACATTCCTTTGAGTCGTCCTGGCGGGGCTGTTGCGGAGTCTGAGAACGGAGAAAGAACAGAGTTTAGGTTCTACTTCTTCGATGAGAACGACATCAAGAACTACTTGAGGCAGATAAATTATCAATCTCACAACGGTATGTGA
- a CDS encoding lipopolysaccharide biosynthesis protein produces MTNTPTEVTPSGPGGQTPSDQAPATEEKRVRFPRVRAYVQRHEFLASVTKVMSGTGLAQLIAALATLYVTHHIDPSDWGIYGAIMAVSQFVIPAAALRYDMAIVLPRDNSEAKRVLRLATRINAIVSTLAMLAMIPLGGFLSGLLGKPEARWWLLAVGPIVFTYTQVNVVNYWANRRKRFGVIGANAVWCQSTTAVGRITSCAINAAAFGQVVATFLGKCLALNNFRRRLGPDLRSIKESDMPMRAVMRKYRQLPLLTAPNAIVDAIRQQGVNMIIMVKFSTAGYGRFNIAWTLMQMPASVINQALAQVFFQKLSVSDAGKFYQTIKKSVVRSFLIGIIPFGLLYVLIPPVLPWLLGAKFHQSAEIAVALVPWLYVNFVTSPISNMFIVTRNNGIALAFAIVYAVVPLTYLNLSDRSIVGTIYQMSFIMAGLLVFYIGLALVVAKRFDKKNMKVDPAVETAEEAEVNSEDADSRP; encoded by the coding sequence GTGACCAATACGCCAACGGAAGTGACGCCGTCGGGACCCGGGGGGCAGACGCCGTCCGATCAAGCTCCGGCGACCGAGGAGAAACGGGTGCGGTTTCCGCGCGTGCGCGCCTACGTCCAGCGCCACGAATTCCTCGCCTCTGTGACGAAGGTCATGAGTGGGACCGGCTTGGCCCAGTTGATCGCTGCTCTGGCCACCCTCTACGTCACCCACCACATTGACCCCTCTGACTGGGGTATTTACGGCGCCATCATGGCCGTCTCCCAGTTCGTCATCCCCGCTGCAGCCCTGCGCTACGACATGGCCATCGTGCTGCCGCGCGACAACTCCGAGGCCAAACGGGTGCTCCGGTTGGCAACCCGGATCAACGCAATCGTCTCGACGCTGGCAATGCTGGCGATGATCCCCCTGGGCGGATTCCTCAGCGGGCTGCTCGGCAAGCCGGAGGCCCGGTGGTGGTTGCTGGCGGTCGGACCGATCGTCTTCACCTACACCCAGGTCAACGTCGTCAATTACTGGGCGAATCGACGCAAACGGTTTGGCGTCATTGGTGCCAACGCGGTGTGGTGTCAGTCGACAACGGCAGTCGGACGTATCACCTCGTGTGCCATCAATGCGGCAGCCTTTGGTCAGGTCGTCGCGACCTTCCTGGGCAAGTGCCTGGCCCTCAACAATTTCCGACGCCGCCTGGGGCCGGACCTGCGCAGCATCAAGGAATCCGACATGCCGATGCGTGCGGTGATGCGCAAGTACCGGCAGTTGCCGTTGCTGACGGCCCCCAACGCCATCGTCGATGCCATCCGACAGCAGGGCGTCAACATGATCATCATGGTGAAGTTCTCGACGGCTGGCTACGGACGATTCAACATCGCATGGACGTTGATGCAGATGCCGGCGTCGGTCATCAACCAGGCGCTGGCCCAGGTGTTCTTCCAGAAGTTGTCGGTCTCGGACGCGGGAAAGTTCTACCAGACCATCAAGAAGTCGGTCGTGAGGTCGTTCCTCATCGGCATCATTCCGTTCGGGCTGCTCTATGTGCTCATCCCGCCGGTGTTGCCGTGGCTGTTGGGCGCGAAGTTCCATCAGTCGGCCGAGATTGCGGTGGCCCTGGTGCCGTGGTTGTACGTCAACTTCGTCACCTCACCGATCTCGAACATGTTCATCGTGACTCGTAACAACGGGATCGCCTTGGCCTTTGCGATTGTGTACGCGGTCGTGCCATTGACCTACCTCAACCTCAGCGACCGGTCGATCGTCGGGACGATTTACCAGATGTCCTTCATCATGGCCGGGCTGCTGGTGTTCTACATCGGGCTGGCGCTCGTGGTGGCCAAGAGGTTCGACAAGAAGAACATGAAGGTCGATCCGGCAGTCGAGACGGCCGAGGAGGCTGAGGTCAACAGCGAGGACGCGGACAGCCGTCCCTGA
- a CDS encoding tyrosine-type recombinase/integrase, which yields MASLYQRSETVMSSNGTEHTYDYWIAEEVLKDEEGRRLQVRGRGRTPRQANQRLRNNLQKRLGRPSRRRGGITTDQYVERWLEQSLDAHSIKPQTAEAHKRRYRKWASPQIGSTPLEELTPDTLKTLLHNPELVHAGPSAVEAVYKTLKALLNHAVKNEVLKTNPMNSVSTPKARSKVNEEDIAHADKRATIARYLIRWLKNPDCPYHEHYPLIFAMFLGLRRAETLGITWDCFHQRMTQLEIKQQLIRRNDGTYFIQPETKTKQARTLILPKDWIAAFKLQRDKKIEAQEEWAQNLVFLKNNGKPITYPEYSRIWHKTLEAYMTKDGKKLREDDIWRPHSNRKITASLLASQGVSPQIAQTILGHQSEAMTHYYTTISKQAQKDAMNVYAEVF from the coding sequence ATGGCGAGCCTCTACCAGCGTAGCGAGACGGTCATGTCCAGCAACGGCACTGAACATACGTATGATTATTGGATTGCTGAGGAAGTCTTGAAAGACGAAGAAGGAAGACGCCTACAAGTTAGAGGGCGAGGACGCACTCCGCGTCAAGCTAACCAGCGACTCAGGAACAACCTTCAGAAGCGTTTAGGAAGGCCCAGCAGGCGACGAGGCGGTATAACTACCGACCAGTACGTAGAACGTTGGTTAGAGCAGTCTTTAGACGCCCACAGCATCAAACCGCAGACCGCTGAAGCGCACAAGCGACGCTATCGCAAGTGGGCAAGCCCTCAGATAGGAAGCACTCCACTGGAAGAGCTGACGCCCGATACACTGAAGACGCTTCTTCACAACCCTGAACTTGTCCACGCAGGACCAAGCGCTGTGGAAGCTGTCTACAAGACACTTAAAGCGCTTCTTAATCACGCCGTGAAAAATGAAGTCCTAAAGACTAATCCCATGAACAGTGTTTCAACGCCTAAAGCGCGGTCAAAAGTCAATGAAGAAGATATAGCTCACGCTGACAAGCGCGCCACCATCGCCCGCTATCTCATCAGATGGCTCAAAAATCCCGATTGTCCATATCATGAGCATTACCCACTCATCTTCGCAATGTTTCTTGGGCTCCGTAGAGCAGAAACACTCGGAATTACCTGGGACTGCTTTCATCAGCGGATGACTCAACTCGAGATTAAACAACAGCTCATCAGACGCAACGATGGAACTTACTTCATCCAGCCTGAGACGAAGACGAAGCAAGCTCGAACGTTGATTCTACCAAAAGATTGGATAGCAGCTTTTAAGCTTCAACGAGACAAGAAGATTGAAGCCCAGGAAGAATGGGCGCAAAATCTCGTCTTCTTAAAGAACAATGGTAAACCAATCACATACCCCGAGTACAGCCGTATATGGCACAAAACCCTGGAAGCCTACATGACTAAAGACGGTAAGAAACTCCGAGAAGACGACATCTGGAGACCACACTCTAACCGAAAAATCACAGCATCCCTGTTGGCATCTCAAGGCGTATCACCACAAATCGCACAAACCATTTTGGGACACCAATCTGAAGCGATGACTCATTACTACACGACCATCAGCAAACAGGCGCAAAAAGACGCCATGAACGTTTACGCGGAAGTCTTCTGA
- a CDS encoding P-loop NTPase family protein, with protein sequence MLTIKADDFTREEVEEKLKKYDYLGQLECGEESGYLHWQVLIENKTAIKFETLKNKFRTAHCEVAKNPAACRKYVSKEETRVPGEELLRGGKFVNWEPETKEVLGDAVSDLRHSILFEDKSADELILSDGRYRPYVAYAKELERIRDASKFGRSPRESVNVRYVYGAPGVGKTWGVYEEFGYPDVYSPGTYIHPWDEYQSQRVLLLDEFDGQIEFELLLKVLDIYPLTLPCRYQNKYAAWDTVIMVSNNPLECLPYRDRVSASKWAALLRRIDVYEEMVSRGVCESRLDRVQKTSA encoded by the coding sequence ATGCTGACCATCAAGGCTGATGACTTTACCCGTGAGGAGGTAGAGGAAAAGCTGAAGAAATACGACTATCTGGGGCAGCTTGAATGTGGGGAAGAGTCGGGCTATCTTCATTGGCAAGTTCTTATTGAGAACAAAACCGCTATCAAGTTTGAGACGCTGAAAAACAAGTTCAGGACTGCTCACTGTGAAGTGGCTAAGAACCCTGCTGCTTGCCGGAAGTACGTGTCTAAGGAAGAGACGCGCGTTCCAGGTGAAGAGTTGTTGCGTGGTGGTAAGTTTGTTAATTGGGAGCCCGAAACCAAGGAAGTGTTAGGAGACGCTGTGAGCGACCTTCGCCATTCGATTTTGTTTGAGGACAAGTCTGCTGATGAGTTGATACTTTCTGATGGGCGCTATCGTCCATACGTCGCTTACGCCAAAGAGCTGGAGAGGATTAGAGATGCGTCTAAGTTTGGGCGTTCTCCACGAGAGTCGGTTAATGTGCGTTATGTGTATGGCGCTCCGGGCGTAGGGAAGACCTGGGGTGTATACGAGGAGTTCGGCTATCCGGATGTGTATTCCCCTGGGACCTACATCCACCCGTGGGATGAGTATCAATCTCAACGTGTTCTATTGTTGGATGAGTTCGATGGACAGATTGAGTTTGAGCTGCTGCTCAAGGTCTTGGATATCTACCCGTTAACTCTCCCGTGTCGTTATCAAAACAAGTATGCGGCGTGGGATACTGTGATTATGGTGAGCAACAACCCGTTGGAATGTCTGCCGTATCGAGATAGGGTGTCTGCGTCTAAGTGGGCGGCGCTTCTTCGTAGGATTGATGTGTACGAGGAGATGGTTTCTCGTGGTGTGTGTGAATCTCGGTTAGATAGGGTTCAGAAGACTTCCGCGTAA
- a CDS encoding nucleoside deaminase encodes MAQALDVARRAAQWGDVPIGAVILGPDGEVLSEAGNERELTGDPTAHAEVLAIRRAAQARDGWRLDDCTLVVTLEPCTMCAGTIVAARIPRVVFGAFDPKAGAVSSLFDVMRDPRLPHRPDVVCGVMAEESSALLGEFFARHRACTVDG; translated from the coding sequence ATGGCCCAGGCTCTTGACGTGGCCCGTCGTGCTGCTCAGTGGGGTGACGTCCCCATTGGCGCGGTGATCCTCGGACCTGACGGCGAGGTCCTCTCGGAGGCCGGTAATGAGCGCGAGCTGACCGGTGACCCGACCGCCCACGCCGAGGTGCTCGCGATTCGACGCGCGGCGCAGGCGCGAGACGGTTGGCGTCTGGACGACTGCACGCTTGTCGTCACGTTGGAGCCGTGCACGATGTGTGCCGGCACGATCGTCGCGGCGAGGATCCCGAGGGTGGTCTTCGGGGCGTTCGATCCCAAGGCTGGAGCCGTCAGCTCCCTGTTCGACGTCATGCGCGATCCGAGACTTCCGCACCGGCCCGACGTGGTCTGTGGCGTCATGGCTGAGGAGTCGTCGGCCCTGTTGGGCGAATTCTTTGCCCGGCATCGGGCCTGTACCGTGGACGGGTGA